The nucleotide sequence AATTTCGCCCTGGGAAAATTCGGGTCCTTGGTCACATCGATGATCCACGCGGGCTTGCCGCTGGCGAACACCCGTCCCGGCAAGCCCACGCCCCGGGCGAAGTGGGTCACATCGGTCACCTGCCGAAACGTCGCAAAGCGTGCTGGGTCTTCGAGATGCCAGATGCCCGTGGGCACCAGTTCATCCCGGCCATGGTCAGCCAGGAGATACACGTCGCCGACCGGCCACCCCGTATGCGCACAGACCTGATCGAGGGCGTACTGTAACACCTCCTCCATGGTCGCCGCCTCGTTCGCAGCGACCGCGACCTGTTGGAGCAATTGCACGAATGCGGTCTTCTGATGCAGGGCCTCCTCCGCCCGCATACGCTCGGTTTCCAATGCTTCCAATGCGGTAAGCCGTTGGCGCATGCCTGCCAGTTCATCTATGAGTTGGTCCTTTGTCTTCTTTTCATCACTCATGTGAGTTCCCCAAAATAAGCGGTCCCCCGAAGGGGCCTAAAGTATCCATTTTTGGGATGGGGGTGTCAAGCACCGGCTCTCAATGCCCCCGGCGGGTGACGGACTCCGCAAGGGATAAGTTATTGAGGGGAAAGGCCCCTTTGAGGTAGGGAGCTCGCTTGCCGTAAAAGCCACGGGTGCCAATCGGAAGTCGGAAGGCTAAATTGATCCTGGCAATGTATCACGTTCGGGGAGGAGCTTATCGCTGCGGCGAGCCGTATGCATAGTTGTAAACCCGGGTTGAAGTCGTCAGGGCTATGTGGAGTTTCTTGAAGAGGTCAGCCATTGCTGCCTGAACCGCTGCTTCGAGACGGGAACGACTTTTGTCATCGCCTTCCCCTCGCCCTACGATCTCTCGGATCCAGATCTTCCGACCAGCAGGATCCGAGAGGGTCCAGTCAGTGTATATCCGGACCTTGCCCTCGGGCTCAAGGAGCGTCCTTCGCTCACGGAAGAGGGGGTGGTAGCTCGCAAAGCGTATCTGGGGACGGAGCACGGCCTGATATTTCTTTTTTTCAGCATCGAGTGTAGTCTGATCGGGGACCACGTGAATCTCTGCAAAAAGAGGTTCAAGGGAGGAGGGCAGCTCCCGGGAAAGCCATTCGCCGAGGGGGACACTGAAACTTCTCTCGCGATAGGTGTGCTGGCGGAAGTCATCGTCCATGTACAGAGCGATCTTCAGGGGAAACCGGTTGGGACTTGGAGACTTCTTGGCAGGGCCGGAATCTTTGGACGCGGTTTTTGGTGTACTGGCGCACCCTACCACCGCCAGAGCTAGCACGAGGAGAGGGAGCGCACGAGAAATCATTGGAGTCCCTCCGTCAAAGCCCCAAGCAAATAGTCAAAGAGGGCGAAGTAATCCTTCGCCTCAGGAACCCCACCCACATGCGCCGGTAACTTCAGGACCTTGCCGCCGACCTGGCCGGCGACGAACTCGGGAATTCGGGGGCTATAGGCCGGTGCGTGGATGATCAGGGTGGCCTTTTCGCGTTTCATGGTCTCGATCAGGTCATGGAGCTCTCGGGGAGAGGGTTCGATGCCGGGCTTGGGCTCGCAGTAGCCGACCACCTCGAATCCAAAGCGGTGGGCCAGGTAGGACCAGGTCTTGTGGTAGGCGGCTACCTTCTTTCCCCTGAGTGGCCGGGCTTTCTGTTGCCAGCGCTCCATCGCCCGATCGACTCTCGCCTTGAAGTCGTTAGCATTTTTTTGGAAGAAATCGGTGTTCTCCGGCGAGATCCGGATAAGCCCCCGGAGGATGTTATCGGCAACGACCTTGGCGTTGAGCGGATCTAGAAGATAGTGCGGGTTGCCTTGGATGTGGATCTCGCCCCGGGACCGGTCGATCTTCCACGTGGGGACCTCAAGGACTTGGACTCCTTTCGAAGCGTCCACGTGGCCGACTTCACCGGGAAAGACCCGATGATTCCGTGAGTCGACGAGGAGTGTCTTTGCCCAAATGTCGGCAAAGAGGCCGATCTGGATGTAGAGGTCCGCCCTCGCCGCACGCATGGCCCAGCTCGGGAAGACCTCCTCAATAAAGAGTTCTGGCTCCTGGTTGCCGGCGAAGGGGCTGTAGCCCGTCATGCGGTCCTTCGCGATCTCTTGGGCAATCGCAATCATATCGGAGGAGCTGCCCATGACCCGGATCTTCTTGGCCGCCACCTCGGCCGGTAAGCCGAGGAGCAGGGCTCCGATAAGACACGCAAGCCACAGCCTTAAACTTGTCCGCAGCAATTTCCTCATCAATCTCTCTCCGTCAAAGCGGCTCACAGTTCACCATTCATAGTTCACAGGCTATTGATGGTAGGTGATTTGGTGAAAACCACCAGCCACTAGCCACCAGTCACTTTCTTGTCGTCGGTCGTCGGTCATCGGTACTAGAACGGTTCGGGCCGCTCAAACCCGGCGATGAACAGGGCCTGCAGCATGATTTCATCCGAGTTCTTATCAAAGTCTCGGTTCGTGTGCTTGTACTGTGCCCGGAACTGGAGGAACCGACTTGGTTGATAAATCAGAATGGGCGAGATCGCCCACTCCCGACCGTCGCCTGGGACGAATGGCAGATCGGGATCTTCAAAATTATTACGACAGATGGAGTTTTCGAAGCCCGGGCACTGCGAATAATCAAAGCGGGCGCCGATGGACCACCCCCGGGCGAACAGGTATTGGCCAAGGGCGTAGCCTCCGTAGCTCCGAGTGGTCCCTCCGTTCACATCTTCAATGTCGGAGAGGAAGAACTCTCCCAAGAAGTTAAAGCCCTTGCCGTAAACCAGGACCGGGTCCCGGTAGTCGAACTCGAAGTGGACGTTGGCTAACGTCGTGCGAAGGGTCATGGCTTCTTCCTCACGATGCCCCTGGGCGAAGGCAAGGCCAAGCTCCGCCCCGGCGCTGGAGCTCACCTCGTAGAACGTCTCGAACCGGCCGAACCAGACCGGCCGGTCGAACGCACCCCCCTGGAAGGCGACATCGTTGTCCCCGTTGAAGATCCCGAACCAGAGGACGTGGGTCATATCGTCGGTCCAGGGGTTGGCGAGCTGATAGTTGGCGGCGATCCCGGTATCCACCCACCCTTCCCCCTCATTGCCGAAGAGGTTGACGATGACGTTCGGGGAATCGACCTCCGGGAGCTCATCGGGGTCACCGTCGTTGAACTCCCCGAAACGGGTGCGAAAGAGCCCCAGGTTGGCCTGAAGGCCCAGGGGGAGACGGGTGAGGGTGAGGAGGGCTTCCTCCAATTCGACCTCCGCATTGACGCTTCGCTCTCCATCCTCGCCAAACGTAAGGAGGTTCTTGGCCGAAATGATCGCCTCAAACCGGGCGAAGGGATCGATCTCTGAACGGAACCCGAGCTCGACCTCCTTGATACTAAAGCGGTCCGACGCAAATCCGTCGGCTTCCGGGTCCCGATTTCTTCCCCAGGTGTTATTAAAGATGAAATTCCCCTCGACCCGCATCTCGGGATTGAAAACCAGGCCTCCGAGTTGCCGAAGGATCCCGGATTGCTGCTCCTCGGGAGCTGGTGGGGGAGGGGGGTTGGGTTTTGAAGGAGGTGACTGGGCCTGCGGCGCGGTTGCCTGCTGGTGGTGGATGATCTCTGCCTGCGCCTCCATCTGCTCTTGCAGCTTACGGATCGTCTCCTTGAGGCTCTCCATCTCTTGCTGGAGCTTTTTAATATCATCCTGCTGGCTGGTAGCGAGCGCAAGATGGGGAGGACTCAGGATGAACGCCCCGACCGCGACGAGGGCGGCGACCCGCCGAAGGCGGGCCGTGGCGAGGAGCGATGTTACCAGCAAAACCAGGAGGAGGATGGCCATGGTGGTGGCTGCAATGGCGGTCCCCGTCGGCAGGTCAATGACGAATGCGAAGTAGAGACCGATGGGGACCGAGAGGGCGCCGAAGGCCATGGCCAGGAGGAACATGCGCTCCATGCGGTCGGCAAGGAGCCTGGCAGTGATCGGCGGGGCCACCAGAAAGGCAAAGACCAGCAGGACCCCCATCGACCGGATGGCGGCAGCGATGGCGATCCCTAAGGTGAGGTAGAGCAGGAGGTTCCAGAAGCGGGCGTTGAGGCCGTGGGCCTGGGCTGTCTCGAAGTCGAAGGAGACGAAGAGAAACTCCTTGTAAAAGAGGAAATGGACCACGGCGATGAGGATGAAAACAAGGGCAAGGATGACGAGCTCGCCCGTCTCGACCGACAGAATGTTTCCGAAGAGGATGCGGAGGGTCCGGGCCTCCCCGACGGGATACTTGGCAACGCAGATGATCGCGACGGCCGCGGCGAGGATGTAGCTTGCCCCGATTACTGCTTCCATCGGCACCTTGCGGCGGGCAGGAACCTGGGAGAAAAAGGCGACCCCGCCCAGGCTGAAGGCGAGGGCGGAGAGGAGGGGACTTGTCCCGAGAAGCAAGGCAAAGGCAACACCGGCCGAGGCGATGTGTGACAGGGCAAAGCCAACAAAGACGACCCGCTTCAACAGGACGTACACCCCGAGGAAGGAGCACATCAACGCCACCACGATCCCGGCCATCAGGGCGTTTTGAAAGAAAGGCTGCTGGAGTATCTCGATCATGGCTCACCTCCTGTCAGGATTATTTTCCTCCCCTCGATTTCTTGGACCCGTACCGCAACGCTGTATAGGCGTGTTAGGTTCTCATCGGTCAGGATCTCCTTGATGGCGCCGAGGACAAAGAGTCCTCGCTTACAGTCGATGATGGCAAGCTGCTTGGCATAGTTGGCGACGACGTTCAGATTATGGGTCACCATCACGATCGTCAGCCGCGCTGCGTCGTGAAGCTGTCCCAACAGATCCATAATGCTTCGTTCGGACGGCAGGTCCATCCCGGCGGTCGGCTCGTCCAGAACGAGCACATCGGGCTCACCCGCCAGGGCCCGTGCGATGAGGACTCGCTGTTTTTGGCCTCCCGACAGCTCCTGAAAAGGCATCTGGGCCAGGTGGGCGATCCCCGCCTGGTCCAGGCTCGTGAGGGCGATTGTCTGGTCCTCCTTCCCAGGCCTCCTCCAGGGACCTAAACGCTTGGTCCGGCCCATCAGGACGACTTCGAGGGCCGAGAGGGGGAAGATCGGGTCCAGGTCCCTCTCTTGGGGCACGTAACCGAAGGTGAGTGGTCCGGCCTTTGTCTGTGTAAAACGGATCTGGCCCTGCTGGGGTTTGAGGATCCCCAGGATGGCCTTCAGGATGGTCGTCTTCCCCGCCCCGTTCGGCCCGACGCCGGCGAAGAAATCCCCCTCTTCGATGGTGAAGCTGAGGTCGTGAAAGACCCGGGTGAGGCCGTACCCGAGATCGACCCCCCTGAACTCGATCAGGCTCGCTCCCACGTCAAGCGTTCTCCATTCTCACCGAGGACCGAGTTCAACACGGATTCGATCCTCCACGTCACCGCTTGCTCGTCGCTCTATATCAGATAAGCTTCCTTCAAGCAACTCACGCCTCCGAGCACAGCTTGACAACCCTAGGGCTGCATGGTACGACAGGTGTGCGAAGAGGTCTGAAATTACGAATCTGGTTTAAAACACGGGAGGGGTCATGGGTACGGAGGAGGTCGGGCCGGTGCTCAACATCCAGAAGTTAGGGTGGTGGGCGGTTCGGGAAAAACTGAAGACTGAAGGAGGAGATACGATCCTCATTCCAGTCGGCAGTTGCGAGCGCCATGGAAATCCGTACACCCCTCTCGGACTCGATGGGATGGTGACCAAGAGTGTGGTCGAGCGGGCCGCTCGCCAGGCGGACGTGCTCCACACGCCGGTGATGCCATTCGGGTACACGCCCCATCACATGGGTAAGGCGAATGAAGGGACCGGCACCATCTCGCTTGCAGTAGAGACCTATCGGAGACTCCTGCTGGACATCGGCCGTAGCCTCATCTTCCACGGGTTTAATAAAATCATCTTCGTTTCATTCCACAGCTTCAACGTGACGAACGCGGAGGAGGTGCTCTTTGCCCTTCGGAATCGGACCGGCGCTTTCGCGGCTTTCTACGGGGGGCGTGAGACTCCCGAGGCGCAGCGGATCCTGGAGTGTCCGGAAGACCAGATGGCAGGTGACCTCGAGGCATCCATGACCCTGGCTCTGCTAGATCCGGAGGAGGCTGGACGACCGGAGGACTACGCACGAACTTTTACCATCCACGCCCCAAAGTGGCTCGGCCCTGCGTTTTCGAAGCGCCCCGGGACAGGGATGGCGCTGGGGTTTCAGGGACAGGAGAACATCTGGATTGCGATGGAAGACTACGAATTCGTTGACCCCCCGGCGGGGGCGGAGGAGCGGCCCTCCCAGGCCAGCCGCGACAAGGGGCTGAAGTTGCTCGATGCGCTGTCGGGGCATCTTGCGGCATTCGTGCTCGAGGTCAAGAAGCTCGCCATCACGGCGGAGAACCGAGATTTTCCCGATCGGGTCCGTTAACTTTCATAAGGCATTGCCTCCCTCCGGTCAGCCGCCGTCCTGGCACACGCCGCCCTTCTCTCCCCCTGTTGAGTAAGGATACGATAAAGACATGACGCTCAGGCAAAAGCTGCTCGCGGCTTTCTCTATTATGGTCCTCCCCTTGCTGGTCATCGGCGGCCTCACCTGGTGGACCGTCCGAGAGGAGAATGTAGCCCTCGAGCAGCTGCAGATTGGCATGGGCAAGGCCCAGATCTTTTCTGAATTGG is from Candidatus Methylomirabilota bacterium and encodes:
- a CDS encoding metal ABC transporter substrate-binding protein, producing the protein MRKLLRTSLRLWLACLIGALLLGLPAEVAAKKIRVMGSSSDMIAIAQEIAKDRMTGYSPFAGNQEPELFIEEVFPSWAMRAARADLYIQIGLFADIWAKTLLVDSRNHRVFPGEVGHVDASKGVQVLEVPTWKIDRSRGEIHIQGNPHYLLDPLNAKVVADNILRGLIRISPENTDFFQKNANDFKARVDRAMERWQQKARPLRGKKVAAYHKTWSYLAHRFGFEVVGYCEPKPGIEPSPRELHDLIETMKREKATLIIHAPAYSPRIPEFVAGQVGGKVLKLPAHVGGVPEAKDYFALFDYLLGALTEGLQ
- a CDS encoding metal ABC transporter permease — protein: MIEILQQPFFQNALMAGIVVALMCSFLGVYVLLKRVVFVGFALSHIASAGVAFALLLGTSPLLSALAFSLGGVAFFSQVPARRKVPMEAVIGASYILAAAVAIICVAKYPVGEARTLRILFGNILSVETGELVILALVFILIAVVHFLFYKEFLFVSFDFETAQAHGLNARFWNLLLYLTLGIAIAAAIRSMGVLLVFAFLVAPPITARLLADRMERMFLLAMAFGALSVPIGLYFAFVIDLPTGTAIAATTMAILLLVLLVTSLLATARLRRVAALVAVGAFILSPPHLALATSQQDDIKKLQQEMESLKETIRKLQEQMEAQAEIIHHQQATAPQAQSPPSKPNPPPPPAPEEQQSGILRQLGGLVFNPEMRVEGNFIFNNTWGRNRDPEADGFASDRFSIKEVELGFRSEIDPFARFEAIISAKNLLTFGEDGERSVNAEVELEEALLTLTRLPLGLQANLGLFRTRFGEFNDGDPDELPEVDSPNVIVNLFGNEGEGWVDTGIAANYQLANPWTDDMTHVLWFGIFNGDNDVAFQGGAFDRPVWFGRFETFYEVSSSAGAELGLAFAQGHREEEAMTLRTTLANVHFEFDYRDPVLVYGKGFNFLGEFFLSDIEDVNGGTTRSYGGYALGQYLFARGWSIGARFDYSQCPGFENSICRNNFEDPDLPFVPGDGREWAISPILIYQPSRFLQFRAQYKHTNRDFDKNSDEIMLQALFIAGFERPEPF
- a CDS encoding metal ABC transporter ATP-binding protein; its protein translation is MGASLIEFRGVDLGYGLTRVFHDLSFTIEEGDFFAGVGPNGAGKTTILKAILGILKPQQGQIRFTQTKAGPLTFGYVPQERDLDPIFPLSALEVVLMGRTKRLGPWRRPGKEDQTIALTSLDQAGIAHLAQMPFQELSGGQKQRVLIARALAGEPDVLVLDEPTAGMDLPSERSIMDLLGQLHDAARLTIVMVTHNLNVVANYAKQLAIIDCKRGLFVLGAIKEILTDENLTRLYSVAVRVQEIEGRKIILTGGEP
- a CDS encoding creatininase family protein, which gives rise to MGTEEVGPVLNIQKLGWWAVREKLKTEGGDTILIPVGSCERHGNPYTPLGLDGMVTKSVVERAARQADVLHTPVMPFGYTPHHMGKANEGTGTISLAVETYRRLLLDIGRSLIFHGFNKIIFVSFHSFNVTNAEEVLFALRNRTGAFAAFYGGRETPEAQRILECPEDQMAGDLEASMTLALLDPEEAGRPEDYARTFTIHAPKWLGPAFSKRPGTGMALGFQGQENIWIAMEDYEFVDPPAGAEERPSQASRDKGLKLLDALSGHLAAFVLEVKKLAITAENRDFPDRVR
- a CDS encoding GAF domain-containing protein — its product is MSDEKKTKDQLIDELAGMRQRLTALEALETERMRAEEALHQKTAFVQLLQQVAVAANEAATMEEVLQYALDQVCAHTGWPVGDVYLLADHGRDELVPTGIWHLEDPARFATFRQVTDVTHFARGVGLPGRVFASGKPAWIIDVTKDPNFPRAKLAQDIGVKAGFAFPVLVGTEVVAVLEFFSAEAIEPDEPLLDMMAQVGTQLGRVIERTRAEEALQKAYDELENRVEERTAELKEARERLQYLFAVSPAIIY